The following proteins are encoded in a genomic region of Mycoplasmopsis columbinasalis:
- a CDS encoding nitroreductase family protein, which translates to MSFIVKNKLRNSAREYDLAQQPLKAEALKAILETIQNAPTSNNFFSSSVVVVTDTKLLAELGQILKQKQVSEAGAFLIFLADFNRLAHITAKTNYKEKLTQNDLLVAFGDAFIQATMAQDAATELGLGTCFIGGVREHIDKIKELLNVTGIAFPAVGLTVGVPKKVAHTAKPKLNRVYQNTYNQEVLADEIKAYDEVIKNYYQEHGINGDYSNYAAEYLTKKHENQKILSADILEAFNLKTK; encoded by the coding sequence ATGTCTTTTATAGTAAAAAATAAGTTAAGAAATTCAGCGCGTGAATACGATTTAGCTCAACAGCCGTTGAAGGCTGAAGCGCTAAAAGCAATTTTAGAAACAATTCAAAATGCGCCAACAAGCAATAATTTCTTTTCATCATCAGTGGTGGTAGTAACAGACACAAAATTATTAGCAGAGTTGGGACAGATTTTAAAACAAAAACAAGTGAGTGAAGCAGGAGCATTTTTAATCTTTTTAGCAGATTTCAATCGTTTAGCGCATATTACCGCAAAAACGAATTACAAAGAAAAGCTCACTCAAAATGATTTATTAGTAGCTTTTGGTGATGCGTTCATTCAAGCGACAATGGCACAAGATGCTGCAACTGAATTGGGACTAGGCACGTGTTTTATTGGTGGTGTGAGAGAACATATTGACAAAATTAAAGAGTTATTAAACGTTACAGGAATTGCCTTTCCAGCAGTTGGTTTAACAGTGGGCGTACCTAAAAAAGTTGCTCACACAGCCAAACCAAAACTTAATCGTGTTTACCAAAACACCTATAACCAAGAAGTATTAGCTGACGAGATAAAAGCCTATGATGAAGTAATAAAAAATTACTATCAAGAACATGGTATTAATGGCGATTACTCTAATTATGCTGCTGAATATTTGACTAAAAAGCACGAAAACCAAAAAATACTTTCCGCAGATATCTTAGAGGCGTTTAATCTTAAAACAAAATAG
- the rpmA gene encoding 50S ribosomal protein L27 gives MAKTKAGGSTRNGRDSRGQRLGIKLGDGQFCTAGSIIFRQRGTKIFPGNNVGIGKDDTLYALIEGYVKFEKRRNRTYASVYANKSN, from the coding sequence ATGGCAAAAACAAAAGCTGGTGGTTCCACTAGAAACGGCCGTGATAGTCGTGGCCAAAGATTAGGTATTAAATTAGGTGACGGACAATTTTGTACTGCTGGTTCAATTATTTTCAGACAAAGAGGAACAAAAATTTTTCCTGGAAATAATGTTGGAATCGGTAAAGATGACACACTTTACGCATTGATTGAAGGTTATGTAAAATTTGAAAAACGTAGAAATCGTACATATGCCTCAGTATACGCTAACAAATCAAACTAA
- a CDS encoding LacI family DNA-binding transcriptional regulator has translation MKKFGYKEIAKLANVSVATVSRYFTKGYIAKETKKRIEAILRENEYMPSLGSKLVKDRLNTIFVIATEECDMNQYQIIHGIEQGARSRGKSLLLSKCQNNMTSYIQLIKQVLYFKPYSLVLFTDQAHYQDILDYLEKNCSKIPYFVYNTDKNDQGRIKVRNQSAFQELVIKFSKTFDKKNTLVYIDDPYLGEEIKRLRYEGFKQGCERERLNNKYFELDWKDPMNVKRVGTSFYRLNLVNIVCASHNVFLALASSGDKNIILTDVGYSSAIDSMERAAFKVFVDYVRIGLEIEKVLYESTEYPERRGEINYSPRIVEIIPQKKFSN, from the coding sequence ATGAAAAAGTTTGGATACAAGGAAATTGCCAAGTTAGCAAATGTTTCAGTTGCTACTGTAAGTAGATATTTTACAAAAGGCTATATTGCTAAGGAAACCAAGAAAAGAATTGAAGCAATTTTAAGAGAAAATGAATATATGCCAAGTTTAGGTTCTAAACTGGTAAAAGATCGTTTGAATACTATTTTTGTAATTGCGACTGAAGAATGCGATATGAATCAATATCAAATTATTCACGGAATTGAACAAGGTGCCCGTTCACGCGGAAAAAGTTTATTGTTGTCAAAATGCCAAAACAACATGACAAGTTACATTCAATTAATCAAGCAAGTACTTTACTTTAAACCTTATTCACTAGTACTATTTACTGACCAAGCACATTATCAAGACATTCTTGATTATCTAGAAAAAAACTGCTCAAAAATACCTTATTTTGTTTACAACACAGACAAGAATGACCAAGGTAGAATCAAAGTCAGAAACCAATCAGCTTTCCAAGAACTTGTAATCAAATTTTCGAAAACTTTTGACAAAAAAAACACACTTGTATACATTGATGACCCTTATTTGGGCGAGGAAATCAAAAGACTTAGGTACGAAGGGTTTAAACAAGGGTGTGAACGCGAAAGACTAAATAACAAATATTTTGAACTAGATTGAAAAGACCCTATGAATGTTAAACGGGTAGGAACTTCGTTTTACCGTCTCAATTTAGTAAATATTGTTTGTGCCAGTCATAATGTTTTTCTAGCTTTAGCTTCCTCAGGAGATAAAAATATTATTTTAACTGATGTTGGTTATAGTTCAGCCATTGATTCAATGGAACGCGCGGCTTTTAAGGTTTTTGTTGACTATGTAAGAATTGGTTTAGAAATTGAAAAAGTTTTATACGAGTCTACTGAGTATCCAGAACGTCGTGGTGAAATTAATTATTCGCCAAGAATTGTAGAAATTATTCCGCAAAAGAAATTTAGTAATTAA
- a CDS encoding DHH family phosphoesterase, producing the protein MKIGTSKIAIDAINKYDNIIIFHHIRPDGDCLGSQAGLAELIRANFPNKKVFTPGNNDHTFDFMDYHFDPVETIDYKNSLAIVVDASSSERIMCADLLLSGKFTAKLRIDHHPNDSDITYDYLFVDEHYVAAAEMIAKIAYDAKWKVTPKAAGHIYLGMVTDSNRFMYADTSARTHKLVAFLYDKGKLDSWKIFVELNKRKMNDLKFTGEILQNFQKQGRVLYFKVTNEIMAKYGFDSLYAATFVNELANIEDNSCWAFFIQLPDGKIRGRLRSNGPKVNEVARKYSGGGHDNAAGITLSSFDQVDEVIADLNELIVKWEAQCK; encoded by the coding sequence ATGAAGATAGGAACTAGCAAAATTGCTATTGACGCAATTAATAAGTACGATAATATCATAATTTTTCACCACATTAGACCTGATGGCGACTGTTTAGGGAGCCAAGCTGGTTTAGCTGAATTAATTCGCGCTAACTTTCCAAACAAAAAAGTTTTTACGCCAGGAAATAACGACCACACGTTTGACTTTATGGACTATCACTTTGATCCTGTTGAAACAATTGACTATAAAAATTCTTTAGCTATTGTCGTTGACGCGTCTTCAAGCGAACGAATTATGTGTGCAGACTTATTGCTTTCAGGTAAATTTACTGCCAAACTAAGAATTGATCATCACCCAAATGATAGCGACATTACTTATGACTATTTATTTGTTGATGAACATTATGTTGCTGCTGCAGAAATGATTGCTAAAATCGCTTATGATGCTAAGTGAAAAGTCACACCTAAAGCAGCAGGTCACATTTACTTGGGAATGGTAACTGATTCTAATCGTTTTATGTATGCAGACACGAGTGCTCGTACACATAAATTAGTTGCATTTCTTTATGACAAAGGTAAATTAGATTCTTGAAAAATTTTCGTTGAACTTAACAAAAGAAAAATGAATGACTTAAAATTCACCGGCGAAATTTTGCAAAACTTCCAAAAACAAGGTAGAGTGCTTTACTTTAAAGTTACCAACGAAATTATGGCTAAGTATGGTTTTGATTCGCTTTATGCTGCCACCTTCGTAAATGAATTAGCAAACATTGAAGATAATTCATGTTGAGCCTTCTTCATTCAACTTCCAGATGGCAAAATTAGAGGTCGTTTAAGATCAAATGGCCCGAAAGTTAATGAAGTAGCACGTAAATACAGTGGCGGTGGACACGACAATGCTGCCGGTATAACACTGAGTTCTTTTGATCAAGTTGATGAAGTGATTGCAGACCTTAATGAATTAATTGTGAAGTGAGAAGCACAATGCAAATAG
- a CDS encoding phosphopentomutase, with product MARFKRIFMIVTDGLGIGPDRDQRAFGDKGANTILSASKSAMFFIDTWKKLGIGNITTLEGNYHVKKPLGYVARVQEVSNAKDTLAGHWEMMGIKTEVPFPTFAENGFPEDLIQELSKAFDGRKIIGNKAASGTAIIDELAKEQEETGAIIVYTSNDSVLQIAAHEEWIGLDNLYRYGKLAREICSSKPEWNVGRIIVRPYITDADGKYKRTFNRHDYANKPREMILNELQKAGVPTIAVGKINDIYVGQGISKAFHSNGDADGMDITIKLASDPTTEGLVFTNLVQFDSRYGHRRDVDGFANNIAMLDTKLAKLISVMHEDDLLIMTSDHGNDPLYPGFNHTREFLPLTIYSKSFKEPKVLLDVMGLGTSGNIVARNFGVPIVPETGDDIFDLLV from the coding sequence ATGGCTAGATTTAAAAGAATTTTTATGATTGTTACTGATGGACTTGGCATTGGTCCAGACCGCGACCAACGCGCTTTTGGTGACAAGGGAGCTAACACAATTTTGTCAGCCTCAAAATCAGCAATGTTTTTTATTGACACATGAAAAAAACTTGGTATTGGAAACATTACTACTTTAGAAGGCAATTACCACGTAAAAAAACCACTTGGTTATGTTGCTAGAGTTCAAGAAGTTTCGAATGCTAAAGACACACTTGCTGGACACTGAGAAATGATGGGAATTAAGACAGAAGTTCCTTTTCCAACTTTTGCCGAAAATGGTTTTCCAGAAGATTTAATTCAAGAATTATCGAAAGCTTTTGATGGCAGAAAAATTATTGGTAATAAAGCAGCTTCAGGTACCGCTATTATCGATGAATTAGCTAAAGAACAAGAAGAAACCGGCGCAATTATTGTTTATACATCAAATGATTCTGTGTTGCAAATTGCTGCACATGAAGAATGGATTGGTCTTGATAACTTATATCGTTACGGTAAGTTAGCACGTGAAATTTGTTCATCGAAACCAGAATGAAACGTAGGTAGAATTATTGTTCGTCCCTATATTACAGATGCAGACGGTAAATATAAACGTACATTTAATCGTCATGATTACGCAAATAAACCACGCGAAATGATTTTAAACGAATTACAAAAAGCAGGCGTTCCTACTATTGCGGTTGGAAAAATTAATGACATTTATGTTGGTCAAGGTATTTCTAAAGCGTTTCATTCAAATGGAGATGCCGATGGAATGGACATTACAATTAAATTAGCATCAGATCCAACTACTGAAGGACTTGTTTTTACGAACTTAGTTCAATTTGATTCACGCTATGGACACAGAAGAGATGTTGACGGATTCGCCAATAACATAGCAATGTTGGATACAAAGTTAGCTAAATTAATTTCAGTAATGCACGAAGATGACTTACTAATTATGACTAGCGACCACGGAAACGACCCACTTTATCCTGGTTTTAATCACACTAGAGAATTTTTACCATTGACAATTTATTCAAAATCATTTAAGGAACCAAAAGTGTTGCTAGATGTAATGGGGCTTGGTACTTCAGGCAACATTGTCGCACGTAACTTTGGTGTACCAATCGTGCCAGAAACTGGTGATGACATTTTTGATTTATTAGTTTAA
- the hrcA gene encoding heat-inducible transcriptional repressor HrcA: protein MKNINKELKKDRKEILKYIIETYVETSYPISSEHLVTKYNLKMSSAKVRYIMNELEQLGLLKKTHVSSGRVPSSKGYSFYAKFIATHDTDTLKNEMKDIFYKRWNNIDITLDEAAKQISDIAGVTLITSISNDEESLKHIQLVPLDDNKATIILVTSYGQVFSKTITLEKELINSEDLKVAVRVFKERLVGVPIIHLAENAYGLMPLLSKGIKNYETILQNFIQNVFNFEMVEENKVYGEDKIILASKIKREDIITILKLIKNNSIWSMIEKEFEDEDETIKIAIHNNNSAFISKKINSKKIKEISVVGASNMDYNKSFAAIQALEDLIKEQKDQ from the coding sequence ATGAAGAATATCAACAAGGAACTTAAAAAAGACCGTAAAGAAATTCTTAAATATATTATCGAAACTTATGTGGAAACTAGTTATCCCATTTCATCAGAACATTTAGTTACAAAATATAACTTGAAAATGTCTTCTGCGAAAGTTCGTTACATTATGAACGAATTAGAACAACTTGGTTTGTTGAAAAAAACTCACGTTTCTAGTGGGCGTGTGCCTTCAAGCAAAGGTTATTCGTTTTATGCAAAATTTATTGCCACACATGATACTGACACTTTAAAAAATGAAATGAAAGATATTTTTTATAAGCGTTGAAATAATATTGATATCACTTTGGACGAAGCCGCTAAGCAAATTAGTGATATCGCTGGCGTCACCTTAATTACTTCAATTTCAAATGATGAAGAGTCGCTCAAACACATTCAATTAGTTCCATTGGATGATAATAAGGCAACAATAATTTTAGTAACCTCATATGGCCAAGTTTTTTCAAAAACAATCACTTTAGAAAAAGAGTTAATCAATTCAGAAGACCTCAAAGTGGCTGTACGCGTGTTCAAAGAACGTTTAGTTGGTGTGCCAATTATTCACCTTGCTGAAAATGCTTATGGTTTAATGCCGCTGCTTTCAAAAGGTATTAAAAATTACGAAACCATCTTGCAAAATTTTATTCAAAATGTATTCAATTTTGAAATGGTAGAAGAAAACAAAGTTTATGGTGAAGACAAAATTATTTTGGCTTCAAAAATTAAACGAGAAGATATTATTACCATTTTAAAATTAATTAAAAATAATTCTATTTGGTCAATGATCGAAAAAGAATTTGAAGACGAAGACGAAACAATTAAGATAGCAATACACAACAATAACAGTGCATTTATAAGCAAAAAAATCAATAGCAAAAAAATTAAGGAAATTTCCGTTGTTGGTGCAAGCAATATGGACTATAACAAGTCTTTTGCAGCTATTCAAGCTCTAGAAGATTTAATTAAAGAACAAAAAGATCAATAG
- a CDS encoding nucleotide exchange factor GrpE — MAVRFVFQKGDMLQVNIKAFDQHKKPVERFCAKKMDIVLVPEVINPQFSFLVDALIGLPTKGIFEFDYNVKSSQQEKNDKKPEKPVHPEKQESIPLHFQVEVINYQPFQTTHAQSRMLEYKKQYEAREKTIELQDKQIKHLESQLKQAVADIKKAKEAKVVERFVVPKEEIEKAQRYALQKFIEDFVAPYGTLKMAIAAGEKSESTEVKNYLFGFNMVLNMLKNTLENNGVFEFTPDLNTEFNPETSKIIEQLEDFDQPNNTVIKVTQSGFRLYDRVIKPALVIATKNPNAFQQSSDEESNDTDVNENNDATQSE; from the coding sequence ATGGCGGTTAGATTTGTCTTTCAAAAAGGCGATATGTTACAAGTGAATATTAAAGCTTTTGACCAACACAAAAAACCTGTTGAGCGTTTTTGTGCTAAAAAAATGGACATAGTTTTAGTTCCAGAAGTAATCAATCCACAATTTAGTTTTTTAGTAGATGCTCTAATTGGTTTACCTACAAAAGGAATTTTCGAGTTTGATTACAATGTTAAATCATCTCAACAAGAGAAAAACGACAAAAAGCCGGAAAAACCTGTGCACCCTGAAAAACAAGAATCAATTCCACTTCATTTTCAAGTTGAAGTTATTAATTATCAACCTTTTCAAACAACACACGCACAAAGTCGAATGTTAGAATACAAAAAGCAATACGAAGCTCGCGAAAAAACAATTGAACTTCAAGATAAACAAATTAAACATTTAGAGTCACAACTTAAACAAGCAGTCGCTGATATTAAAAAAGCTAAAGAAGCTAAAGTAGTGGAAAGATTTGTTGTGCCAAAAGAAGAAATTGAAAAAGCACAACGATATGCGTTACAAAAATTTATTGAAGATTTCGTAGCCCCATATGGTACTTTGAAAATGGCGATTGCTGCTGGCGAAAAAAGTGAAAGCACAGAAGTAAAAAATTATTTATTTGGTTTCAATATGGTTTTAAATATGCTTAAAAACACACTTGAAAACAATGGTGTTTTTGAATTTACACCCGATCTTAACACTGAATTTAATCCTGAAACCTCAAAAATAATTGAACAACTTGAGGACTTTGATCAACCTAACAATACAGTCATTAAAGTAACGCAATCTGGTTTTAGATTGTATGATCGTGTAATCAAGCCAGCTTTAGTAATTGCTACTAAAAACCCTAATGCTTTTCAACAATCATCTGACGAAGAATCTAATGACACAGATGTAAACGAAAACAATGACGCAACGCAAAGCGAATAA
- a CDS encoding DHH family phosphoesterase: protein MQIGNWFEIVQKLEKYNSIVIFHHIRPDGDCLGSQFGLRELLRTNYPHKKIYAVGNSFGLFGSFMEFDFDEIPSDEVLQQSLGVIVDANFKERIQDRAVLDKNLFPETIRIDHHPNEDDLPNCTRWVDAKRIAADEMITELAVQANWKITPKAAEYLFLGIVTDSGRFMFQGVSAKTHELVALLYKNGLDSNKIFRGMSETSLVDFELQNILIRNMKTQGQVAWTTIDYATTKSLNKLPNEVMRVNLIGNIKGFPLWVQFLEEEDGRIRVEFRSNGPCVRNVAVKWGGGGHERASGCMVDSFDKIDAIIADCNAEVLRFQNQ, encoded by the coding sequence ATGCAAATAGGAAATTGATTTGAAATTGTTCAAAAACTTGAAAAATACAATTCAATTGTTATTTTTCACCATATTCGCCCTGACGGTGATTGTTTAGGTAGTCAATTTGGGCTGCGTGAGTTGTTAAGAACTAATTATCCACACAAAAAAATTTATGCAGTCGGCAATAGTTTTGGCTTGTTTGGTTCTTTTATGGAATTCGATTTTGACGAAATTCCAAGTGACGAAGTTTTGCAACAATCACTTGGCGTAATTGTTGATGCAAACTTCAAGGAGAGAATTCAAGATCGCGCTGTTTTAGACAAAAATCTTTTTCCTGAAACAATTAGAATTGATCACCATCCTAACGAAGACGATTTGCCAAATTGTACTCGTTGAGTGGATGCCAAAAGAATTGCAGCAGACGAAATGATTACTGAATTAGCTGTGCAGGCGAATTGAAAAATCACTCCTAAAGCAGCTGAATATCTTTTTTTAGGTATTGTAACTGATAGTGGTCGTTTTATGTTTCAAGGTGTAAGCGCTAAAACGCACGAACTAGTTGCCTTGTTGTATAAAAATGGACTTGACTCAAACAAAATTTTCCGCGGAATGAGCGAAACTTCTTTAGTTGATTTCGAATTGCAAAACATCTTGATTAGAAATATGAAAACTCAAGGGCAAGTTGCTTGAACAACAATTGATTACGCAACCACTAAATCGCTAAACAAATTACCAAATGAAGTGATGCGAGTAAATTTAATTGGTAACATCAAGGGTTTCCCACTTTGGGTACAATTTTTGGAAGAAGAAGATGGCCGCATTCGTGTGGAATTTAGATCAAATGGACCTTGTGTGCGTAATGTGGCAGTAAAATGAGGTGGCGGTGGACACGAACGAGCCTCAGGATGTATGGTTGACTCTTTTGACAAAATTGATGCAATCATTGCTGATTGCAATGCTGAAGTACTTAGATTTCAAAACCAATAG
- the rplU gene encoding 50S ribosomal protein L21 — protein MTAIIQTGGKQILVKPDATIFVEKLEGNEGDKVVFDKVLFVNDKIGTPYVKNATVEGVIQKQGKSKKIIVYRHNAKSTHKRKLGHRQPYTRVLITQIKG, from the coding sequence ATGACCGCTATTATACAAACTGGAGGCAAACAAATTTTAGTAAAACCAGATGCCACAATCTTTGTTGAAAAGCTTGAAGGCAATGAAGGTGACAAGGTTGTTTTTGACAAAGTGCTTTTTGTTAATGACAAAATTGGTACACCATATGTTAAAAATGCGACCGTAGAAGGTGTGATTCAAAAACAAGGTAAATCGAAAAAAATTATCGTTTACCGTCACAACGCTAAGTCAACTCACAAGAGAAAACTTGGCCACCGTCAACCATATACACGTGTATTAATTACTCAAATCAAAGGATAG
- a CDS encoding MHO_1590 family protein — MTLKNKILIGVGSVAGIAAIATPVALVSAKKTKKEHLASHLTANVHDQNAIFPKISGSEFYDYIVIDKGQPIFKPIIVPKLIQYIVTNTEASTGKLYFDYKFVDSKRLIIYLKWVGEQEALTKKYLLKILNSEILIKDGNEITSETEDKFNEWNNDGTIDQSDSNLQENDSDATV; from the coding sequence ATGACCCTGAAGAATAAAATTTTAATCGGTGTCGGTTCAGTTGCGGGGATAGCAGCTATTGCTACTCCGGTGGCTCTAGTTTCTGCGAAAAAAACTAAAAAAGAACATTTAGCTTCGCATTTGACTGCGAATGTTCATGACCAAAATGCTATTTTCCCCAAAATTAGTGGCAGCGAATTTTACGATTACATCGTTATCGACAAAGGACAACCGATCTTTAAACCTATCATTGTTCCAAAATTAATTCAATATATTGTGACAAATACAGAGGCAAGTACTGGTAAGTTGTATTTTGACTATAAATTCGTTGATTCTAAACGTTTGATTATTTATTTAAAGTGAGTTGGTGAACAAGAAGCACTTACGAAAAAGTACTTGTTGAAGATTCTAAATTCTGAAATTTTGATCAAAGATGGCAATGAAATAACAAGCGAAACTGAGGATAAATTTAATGAATGAAATAATGACGGAACTATTGACCAAAGCGATAGCAACTTACAAGAAAATGATAGTGATGCGACAGTATAA
- a CDS encoding MHO_1580 family protein: MLEQTDWSLFNVRSYDKSKDNSLLASSSQPQLQVQTIISLTKLFQSSQFFLNFFFVIPYEQSVKLSAINIAINNKLVDSAKYLNNIARFETTCSGTVLAAALKNQLVLEETKNYKVISYRLRPELIGTNFNDLENITVTFQNSDRRAEVNYVQIRRRSLNNNSYVINKNNDETLILQIPYFWQFNFPLTQSFLKTHYTNLTIKTNELNRLQPTRQLLTSQLKVNLDRTSNLFNTENNTNASINKLKDFYKFSWPQYYGTPYYEFKEFVSSIGYQTTSLHTTFLEKDELNDQNELSELKSINLDSYFTYDSGNKTVIESSTAAQPGLIIPYSQANNITNSYLLAFNYQNLPNSDNWLKVLINDTFKIERPLLDKEQGLIKLDILSEGSSTKEFFRYVLNLDDAELFVNKIFADLSQLDQWRNKTNDPEE, from the coding sequence GTGCTAGAACAAACAGATTGGTCGCTTTTTAATGTTCGCAGCTATGATAAATCAAAAGATAATTCTTTACTAGCAAGTAGCAGTCAACCACAATTACAGGTACAAACGATTATTTCCTTAACAAAACTTTTTCAGAGCAGCCAGTTCTTTTTAAATTTTTTCTTTGTCATTCCCTACGAGCAAAGCGTAAAATTAAGTGCAATCAATATTGCTATTAATAATAAACTTGTCGATAGTGCAAAATATTTAAATAACATTGCGCGTTTTGAAACTACTTGCAGCGGCACAGTGCTTGCTGCTGCTCTGAAAAATCAGCTTGTGTTGGAGGAAACTAAAAACTATAAGGTCATCTCTTACCGCTTACGGCCAGAACTTATTGGTACTAATTTTAATGACTTGGAAAATATTACCGTTACTTTTCAAAATTCAGACCGACGAGCTGAAGTTAACTATGTGCAAATTAGACGCCGAAGTCTCAACAATAATTCCTATGTCATTAATAAAAACAATGACGAAACATTGATACTGCAAATTCCGTATTTTTGACAGTTTAATTTTCCATTAACACAATCATTTTTAAAAACTCATTACACCAATTTAACAATTAAAACAAACGAGTTAAATCGTTTACAACCAACTAGACAATTACTCACAAGTCAGTTAAAAGTTAATTTAGACCGTACAAGTAATCTTTTTAACACTGAAAATAACACAAATGCCTCTATCAATAAGCTAAAAGATTTTTACAAGTTTAGCTGACCGCAATATTACGGCACACCTTACTACGAATTCAAAGAGTTTGTAAGTTCAATTGGCTACCAAACCACTTCATTACACACAACGTTTTTAGAAAAAGATGAACTTAACGACCAAAATGAACTTAGCGAGTTAAAATCGATTAATTTAGATTCTTACTTTACTTATGATTCTGGCAACAAAACTGTAATTGAATCAAGCACAGCTGCTCAGCCAGGTTTAATCATTCCTTACTCACAAGCTAATAACATTACAAATAGTTATTTGTTAGCGTTTAATTATCAAAACTTACCAAATTCTGACAATTGACTCAAAGTTTTAATTAATGATACTTTCAAAATTGAACGTCCTTTACTAGATAAAGAACAAGGATTGATTAAATTAGACATTTTAAGTGAGGGCTCAAGTACTAAAGAATTTTTTAGATATGTCCTTAATTTAGATGATGCAGAGCTGTTTGTCAACAAAATTTTTGCTGATTTATCGCAATTAGACCAATGAAGAAACAAAACTAATGACCCTGAAGAATAA
- a CDS encoding DUF3137 domain-containing protein: MRVVQQPISYNEFNEKYRPIIKADITNIIKKPEIEKNRKKATIFLGLTLGFLVLFIIFTIILVFTFSSAPGYDDSAKLLVLMSLMMLVLLLCVLFGVLWGKFRNKLFKLLKYEIGQLDYFRVLFKKMGLKFAPTSLAERRIYDEDLDLQNAYKEHFDTIRQPIRNYEKYLVNYAGIPAEATIVSRGQQYFIADEWNNNWMMQMLTFHWVYTIYDHTNKTTRKVDCYKTVFAMEGVYAKVPNDNYFTFSMGTRCALNGNQKPNVNLENVAFNKAFHIYTNDQVKIRQAFTPLAMETALNHVNQNIKVIPAGFGLQYSDHIVRSWFIPKGDPLKIDLPAVRLSMNKVIEFVVNDIINGIYSIYWVISLFNIPPMFY, encoded by the coding sequence ATGAGAGTAGTACAACAACCCATCAGTTATAATGAGTTCAATGAAAAATATCGTCCAATCATAAAGGCAGATATTACTAACATCATTAAGAAACCAGAAATCGAAAAAAATAGAAAAAAAGCAACAATCTTTTTAGGTCTAACTTTAGGTTTTTTAGTGTTATTTATAATCTTTACAATCATATTAGTTTTCACTTTTTCATCCGCTCCCGGATACGACGATTCTGCGAAATTGTTGGTGTTAATGAGCCTAATGATGCTTGTATTATTATTATGCGTATTATTTGGAGTGCTTTGAGGAAAATTCAGGAACAAATTATTTAAATTGCTAAAGTATGAAATTGGCCAATTGGATTATTTTCGTGTCTTATTTAAAAAAATGGGACTTAAATTCGCTCCTACTTCTTTAGCTGAACGTAGAATTTATGATGAAGATTTAGATCTTCAAAACGCATATAAAGAACATTTTGATACTATCAGACAGCCAATTCGTAATTACGAAAAGTATTTAGTGAACTATGCTGGAATTCCAGCTGAGGCTACTATCGTTTCACGTGGTCAACAATATTTTATTGCGGATGAATGAAATAATAACTGAATGATGCAAATGTTAACTTTTCATTGAGTTTATACAATTTACGATCACACGAATAAAACAACACGAAAAGTAGACTGTTATAAAACTGTTTTCGCTATGGAAGGCGTTTATGCCAAAGTCCCTAATGATAACTACTTTACTTTCAGTATGGGAACAAGATGTGCCTTGAACGGTAACCAAAAACCAAACGTAAATTTGGAAAATGTTGCTTTTAACAAAGCTTTTCACATTTATACTAATGACCAAGTGAAAATTCGTCAAGCTTTTACTCCGCTCGCAATGGAAACAGCACTTAACCACGTTAATCAAAATATCAAAGTTATCCCTGCTGGTTTCGGACTTCAATATTCAGACCATATTGTTCGTTCGTGATTCATTCCAAAAGGTGATCCACTTAAGATTGATTTACCAGCTGTGCGTCTATCGATGAACAAGGTAATTGAATTTGTGGTTAACGATATTATTAACGGAATTTATAGCATTTATTGAGTAATCTCTTTATTCAATATTCCGCCAATGTTTTATTAA